The sequence TTTTTATTACAAAAAAGAGCTTTTTGTTTAGCTCTTTTTTTATTATTTTGGCACAATTTTTAGATGTAGTGAATATAATTTAAAATAGGAGGGTTATCTATGGGCAGAAGGAGAAAAAGAGGGGGCAATGGAAGAAAGATATTAGGAATACTTTTTGCTCTTATAGGAGTTTATATCTTAGTTAGTACATTACCTATTTATGTATGGTGGATAGTTATTGGGTTAGTTTTTATTATTGTGGGCTGGTTATTATTTAATGCGTAAGGGAGGGGTATTATGAAAATTTATGCTTACAAATTACCTAAATGTTTAAGTGCAATAGTTAAAGGAGTTTTAAAATTATTTGGCAAGGAAAAATAAAAAGCGCTGTTTAGCGCTTTTTACTCATTAATTTATAAATTTTAAAGGGCCCTTTGAACTTTACCAGCTTTTAAGCAGCGAGTACAAATACTAACTCTCCGAGGTGTACCATTGATCAATGCTCTTACTTTTTGAATATTAGGAGACCAACGTCTTTTTGTTTTTATGTTTGAATGGCTCACTTTAAAGCCAGTATGGCTCACTTTAGCACAGATTTCACATTTTTTTGCCATTAGAATCCACCTCCTTTATACAACATTTAATATTTTAACATACAATTGAAACTATGGCAATAGAAAACGATGGTTTTTCCAATTTTGTTAAAGAAATACTATGTATTTGCAATTATTTATATTATACAAAATTATTATAGACATTAGCAAGTTAGATTTATCCTTTTTTATATACTATTTTCTTTTAATTTTTATGTAAATGTAGTAAAATAATAACAAAGTAGATTTTTATAAGGAGGTACTAAAATGGAATTTACAAATGAGTTTGGTACGGTATCTATTCATAAAGATGTTATAGCTACTATTGCTGGTGCCAGTGCCCTTGAATGTTATGGTTTAATTGGCATGTATTCCCGCAATAATGTAAAAGACGGTTTTTCAGAATTATTGGGTTTGGAAAATTTAAACAAGGGTGTAGAAATCAAAAGTGTTGATGGTGAAATAATAATCGATTTATACATTGTCGTAACTTACGGTACTAAAATAAACGAAGTGGCCTATAATGTAATAGATAAAGTAAAATATACTGTGGAAAGTATCACTGGTTTGACAGTGGCCCAGGTTAATGTAAATGTACAAGGAGTTAGAGTAATTAACAGTTAGAGGAGGAAGACATAATGGATTTTAAATCAATTGATGGCACCCTGTTGAAAAATATGCTTATTGCCGGGGGCCAAGCTTTAAGTTTAAGAAAATCTGAAGTAGATAGCTTAAATGTATTTCCGGTCCCTGATGGAGATACTGGAACTAATATGAACTTAACAATGACATCTGCAATAAATGAAATAAAAAAAGTTAATAGCAATAAAGTAAAAGATGTGGTTAAAGCCTTAGCTATGGGATCCTTAATGGGAGCTAGGGGTAATTCAGGGGTAATTTTATCCCAGTTATTTAGAGGTTTTTCTAAAGTTTTAGAAACTAAAGATCAGATTACTCCTTTAGATTTTGCCCTTGGAT comes from Anaerobranca gottschalkii DSM 13577 and encodes:
- the rpmB gene encoding 50S ribosomal protein L28, which encodes MAKKCEICAKVSHTGFKVSHSNIKTKRRWSPNIQKVRALINGTPRRVSICTRCLKAGKVQRAL
- a CDS encoding Asp23/Gls24 family envelope stress response protein, with translation MEFTNEFGTVSIHKDVIATIAGASALECYGLIGMYSRNNVKDGFSELLGLENLNKGVEIKSVDGEIIIDLYIVVTYGTKINEVAYNVIDKVKYTVESITGLTVAQVNVNVQGVRVINS